A window of Marinobacter halotolerans genomic DNA:
ATCAGGCTGTAAAGGCCCTGAAAAAATCGCATATAGGATGGCTCCGGTTCACCAAAACAGGCGCTAAGTTTACTCGCTTGCGAGAAGCGCTGAAAGCCGTGTTCGCGTTCGGTTGTCCTGCGGGTGTGTGGTACATTTCAGACTTTAAACCAATTCTTTTCTGGATTCTGACTATGACGCAGTGGACTCCCGGTTGGTCTGAAGCAAGCCCGGCCGCTTCGGATTTTGTCCTGGCGGTTGCCGACGGGCAGATTGCACGTCCCCGTGAGGGATGGCTGCACAGCTGGGAAGCCATTGAGCCCCTGACAACCGGCGCTCTGGGGCCGGTGTACGTAGGGCAATTCAGTGATCGTCCCGTCTTCGCTGCGGAGGTGGCAGTGGCCGGTCTTCCGCAGACTGCGGAGCTGGTGAGCCTTCGCGATGCCCTGATCCTGACGGAGCAGGCGCCAGCTGAACTCTTGAGTACCGGGTTCCAGGTATTGCAGTGGTGGCGGGATCACCAGTTTTGCGGCCGCTGTGGATCTACCACCCAGAGTCATCCGCGGGAGAGAGCCCGTTGGTGTGAGATCTGTAGCATCCCCTGGTATCCCCGGTTGGCACCCTGCATCATCGTCGTGATCCGCCGTGGCGATACCCTGCTGCTGGCCCGTTCGTCGCGCATCAAGCGGCACTTTTTCAGCCTGATCGCCGGCTTCGTGGAGCCCGGGGAAAGTATTGAAGCGGCGGTTGCCCGGGAAGTGAAAGAAGAAACTGGGCTGGACGTGACAGGCATCCGCTACCAGCATTCCCAGCCCTGGCCGTTTCCCCACCAGCTGATGCTGGGTTTCTTTGCCGACTACGCCGGTGGGGAGCTGGTTCTGCAGGAAGATGAGCTGGCCGAGGCGGACTGGTTCCGGCCCGGTGAATTGCCGCCGGTCCCTCCGGTAACCACCATTTCGGGTCGGCTGATCCGGTCCATGGAGGAAGAGATTCTGGCGTCGGGGACATCCTCGTGACCAGTCCGCGGGTGCTGGTATTTGACTCCGGTATCGGCGGGCTAAGCATTGCCGGCTGTATCCACCGGGCTTTGCCATCCGTGCGTCTGGTTTATCTGGCGGACAGCGCTGGGTTTCCCTATGGCGGCCAGTCGGAAGCCGTGGTGGTTGACCGCAGTCGGACGCTCATCCGCCAGGCCCTTGAAGACTTTCCCTGTGACGTGGTGGTGGTGGCCTGCAATACCGCCAGCACCGTGGTGCTTCCTGCGCTCAGGTCGATGACGAACATCCCGGTTATCGGGGTGGTTCCGGCCATCAAGCCGGCGGCAGGGGTATCGTTAAACCGCCGTATCGGCATTCTGGCTACGCCCGCAACCGTTGCCAGGCCGTATCTCGCCGGGTTGATCGACGACTTTGCCAGTGACTGCCTGGTCGAGCGTATCGGCCTTCCGGACCTGGTGTGCTGGATCGAGGGTCAGGTCTGCGGCGAGACGCTGCCCTCGGAAGCGTTGAGCGAGGGACTTCAGCCTTTCCGGGATACAGGGGTGGACACAGTCGTTCTGGGCTGCACCCATTACCCACTGGTGGCGCCACTGCTGAAAGAGCTGCTGCCGGAGGTGAAGTTCTGGGTGGATTCCGGCGACGCCATTGCCCGTCGGGTGATCTGGCTGCTGGAACAGGGTGGATATGAACCTGATGATCAG
This region includes:
- the nudC gene encoding NAD(+) diphosphatase, whose protein sequence is MTQWTPGWSEASPAASDFVLAVADGQIARPREGWLHSWEAIEPLTTGALGPVYVGQFSDRPVFAAEVAVAGLPQTAELVSLRDALILTEQAPAELLSTGFQVLQWWRDHQFCGRCGSTTQSHPRERARWCEICSIPWYPRLAPCIIVVIRRGDTLLLARSSRIKRHFFSLIAGFVEPGESIEAAVAREVKEETGLDVTGIRYQHSQPWPFPHQLMLGFFADYAGGELVLQEDELAEADWFRPGELPPVPPVTTISGRLIRSMEEEILASGTSS
- the murI gene encoding glutamate racemase, producing the protein MTSPRVLVFDSGIGGLSIAGCIHRALPSVRLVYLADSAGFPYGGQSEAVVVDRSRTLIRQALEDFPCDVVVVACNTASTVVLPALRSMTNIPVIGVVPAIKPAAGVSLNRRIGILATPATVARPYLAGLIDDFASDCLVERIGLPDLVCWIEGQVCGETLPSEALSEGLQPFRDTGVDTVVLGCTHYPLVAPLLKELLPEVKFWVDSGDAIARRVIWLLEQGGYEPDDQAAPERQMPFEQVLFTGRLPAGLEKYLEELGLPAGQLLGNWPAEGRIRSAGSA